One region of Tumebacillus amylolyticus genomic DNA includes:
- a CDS encoding TIGR03826 family flagellar region protein, whose amino-acid sequence MALANCKRCGKLFNRMHLEICAECNKEDDEKFFLIRDYLKDNRRATIYEVSDGTGVEVSMIIRFIREGRITPIDNPNLAYPCDNCGTAIQHDRYCKPCKDKLQKGLSSTREELRQSGDKSARTDYFHKRER is encoded by the coding sequence ATGGCACTCGCGAACTGCAAACGCTGCGGGAAACTTTTTAACCGAATGCATCTCGAAATCTGCGCGGAATGCAACAAAGAAGACGACGAGAAGTTCTTTCTCATACGCGATTATTTGAAAGACAACCGCCGTGCGACAATCTATGAAGTAAGCGATGGGACCGGAGTCGAAGTCAGCATGATTATCCGCTTCATCCGTGAAGGTCGGATCACGCCGATTGACAACCCGAACCTCGCCTATCCGTGCGACAACTGTGGGACCGCGATTCAACACGACAGGTACTGCAAACCTTGCAAGGACAAATTGCAGAAGGGCCTGAGCAGCACCCGTGAAGAATTGCGCCAATCAGGGGACAAAAGCGCTCGAACGGATTACTTCCATAAACGTGAACGCTAG
- a CDS encoding flagellar biosynthesis anti-sigma factor FlgM, with amino-acid sequence MKINDSNRISQVQKYQQANRVADNDKNTYASTYSKQDGVSISSEALEKARELSQTDSAEHAERLAEVKRQVQEGTYHVETNAVVRKMLEAYGEN; translated from the coding sequence ATGAAGATCAATGACAGCAATCGCATCTCTCAGGTGCAGAAGTACCAACAAGCAAACCGTGTAGCGGACAACGATAAGAATACGTATGCTTCAACTTATTCCAAGCAAGACGGCGTTTCGATTTCTTCGGAAGCGCTTGAGAAAGCTCGCGAGCTTTCCCAGACGGACAGCGCCGAGCACGCCGAGCGTCTCGCAGAAGTGAAGCGTCAAGTCCAAGAGGGAACGTACCATGTGGAAACGAACGCCGTGGTTCGCAAGATGCTGGAAGCCTACGGTGAGAACTAG
- a CDS encoding flagellar export chaperone FlgN has product MSVLKPLFSVVEALLREHQQLLELAERKKKVLVENDMDSLNAIVQEETGHIHRIERLESERQGAGRLLAVRAGLRPDQLTAQRVAEFAETPEERARITQLTEKLRDVILKLKDLNDLNQMLIQQSLDFIQSTVEALTESPTVPQYGGTGQTLANNPYQQGRVSYFDSKA; this is encoded by the coding sequence GTGAGCGTGTTGAAGCCTTTGTTTTCGGTCGTCGAAGCCCTGTTGCGTGAACATCAACAACTGCTCGAACTCGCAGAGCGCAAGAAAAAAGTCCTGGTCGAGAACGACATGGACTCTTTGAACGCCATCGTCCAAGAAGAGACAGGACACATCCACCGTATTGAGCGGTTGGAGTCGGAACGCCAAGGCGCGGGTCGCCTGCTCGCCGTTCGGGCCGGGCTTCGTCCCGACCAACTGACCGCGCAGCGCGTGGCAGAGTTTGCGGAAACTCCCGAAGAGCGGGCGCGAATCACGCAACTCACCGAGAAGTTGCGCGATGTGATCCTCAAACTCAAGGACTTGAACGACCTCAATCAGATGCTGATCCAACAGTCCCTTGATTTCATTCAATCGACCGTGGAAGCACTGACCGAATCGCCGACCGTTCCGCAGTACGGCGGCACCGGGCAGACGCTCGCGAACAACCCGTATCAGCAAGGTCGAGTCTCATACTTCGATTCCAAAGCGTAA
- the flgK gene encoding flagellar hook-associated protein FlgK, whose translation MSSTFFNLEIGKRGLFAQQSGLNTVSQNVANANTPGYSRQRVDFVTTPSMEVPGLGKSTEVGQQGTGVVAGQITRMREFFLDAQFRNENTTSGEWEIRQDTLDKLQAIFNEPSDTGMSKVMDNFFLSWQTLGRNKDMASRNTVRQATIDLVEAFNTVGSKLNELDTDVADNVNAKVSEFNTLTAQISGINKQITTLEVLGDKANDLRDQRDYLVDQLSKSAGVSGQELPDGTYQLSVGNTIILQGAGTPVQLTYDATTNTTSFPVTSGQIGGMMFSRSTIISGFKDQLNSMINGMVNGKIESKLPGDYTFDSAVTTLPYDITLADGTKVAAGTNLDPTYRTLTKGTTITFQGLNQLHQFGYTATQPTSNAGVLFETTDKSTVFNATNIKVSQAILDDVRNIASSNATYVDVNGKTQVKDGNGDLAFMLGESVSATIDFKQGLPPNGAILAKGSVNDYMRAQVGSLGLQAQTAERQVKNQDALLAQIDNRRQSISGVSLDEEMSNMIRFQQAYAASARVVNTAESILDQIIHLGNNH comes from the coding sequence ATGTCATCTACATTTTTTAACCTTGAAATCGGCAAGCGCGGCCTGTTCGCTCAACAATCGGGCCTGAACACCGTGTCGCAGAACGTGGCCAACGCCAACACGCCGGGCTATTCCCGTCAGCGAGTCGACTTTGTCACCACGCCGTCGATGGAAGTGCCGGGCCTTGGCAAATCGACCGAAGTCGGCCAGCAAGGCACCGGTGTCGTCGCAGGTCAAATCACGCGGATGCGCGAGTTTTTCCTCGATGCACAATTCCGCAACGAGAACACCACGTCCGGAGAATGGGAGATTCGCCAAGACACGTTGGACAAGTTGCAAGCGATCTTCAACGAACCGTCCGATACCGGGATGTCGAAAGTTATGGACAACTTCTTCCTCTCGTGGCAGACGCTCGGCCGTAATAAGGACATGGCGTCGCGCAACACCGTTCGCCAAGCGACCATCGACTTGGTGGAAGCGTTCAATACGGTCGGCTCGAAGTTGAACGAACTCGACACCGATGTCGCGGACAACGTCAACGCCAAAGTCAGCGAGTTCAACACGTTGACCGCGCAGATCAGCGGCATCAACAAGCAGATCACCACGCTCGAAGTCCTCGGAGACAAAGCGAACGACTTGCGCGACCAACGCGACTATCTCGTTGACCAATTGTCCAAGTCGGCGGGTGTCTCCGGTCAGGAATTGCCGGACGGGACCTACCAGCTCTCCGTGGGCAACACGATCATCTTGCAAGGGGCCGGAACTCCGGTGCAATTGACGTACGATGCGACCACGAACACCACTTCGTTCCCGGTGACCAGCGGTCAAATCGGCGGGATGATGTTCTCGCGCAGCACCATCATTTCCGGTTTCAAGGACCAACTGAACTCGATGATCAACGGGATGGTCAACGGCAAGATCGAATCGAAGTTGCCGGGCGACTATACGTTCGACAGCGCGGTTACCACCTTGCCTTATGACATTACGCTGGCTGATGGAACGAAAGTTGCGGCGGGCACGAACCTCGACCCGACGTATCGCACGCTGACCAAGGGCACGACGATCACGTTCCAAGGTCTGAACCAACTGCACCAATTCGGCTACACGGCCACCCAACCGACGTCGAATGCCGGTGTGCTGTTTGAGACCACCGACAAATCGACCGTTTTCAACGCGACGAACATCAAAGTGTCACAGGCGATCCTCGACGATGTGCGAAACATCGCGTCGTCTAATGCGACCTATGTTGACGTGAACGGCAAAACTCAAGTCAAGGACGGCAACGGCGACCTCGCGTTCATGCTCGGGGAGTCCGTTTCGGCGACGATCGACTTCAAGCAGGGGTTGCCGCCCAACGGTGCCATTCTCGCCAAGGGCTCCGTCAACGACTACATGCGTGCGCAGGTCGGTTCGCTCGGTCTCCAAGCGCAGACGGCAGAACGTCAAGTGAAAAACCAAGACGCGCTTTTGGCCCAGATCGACAACCGCCGTCAATCGATCTCCGGCGTTTCTCTCGACGAGGAAATGTCGAACATGATCCGCTTCCAACAGGCGTATGCAGCTTCGGCACGCGTCGTCAACACGGCGGAAAGCATTCTCGATCAGATCATCCATTTGGGCAACAACCACTAG
- the flgL gene encoding flagellar hook-associated protein FlgL: MRVTQSMMNSQFMRNLNLNNDRLTTYQDQLASGKKLNKPSDDPIAVGYAMRYDQQISRNDRYQRNVDDGQSQLEYVESNIGEINDILQRARELSVQGATGTIPSDARTAIANEVHQLYEQVVQIGNSKFNDRYIYNGQTTDLQPFDVANAPYQQTDSGKISYMMSEGANMEVNVLSDDLFGPPTTAGNEANSDNVFAVLKSLETALRADDAPGIEKALGKVQDRSNKIQSVWSDVGARMNRIDLITNRLKDYDTNVQGLLSKTVDVDVAEAIMNMKMAENVQQASLSTGGKIIVPTLVDFLK; encoded by the coding sequence ATGCGAGTCACGCAAAGTATGATGAACTCCCAGTTCATGCGCAATTTGAACTTGAACAACGACCGCTTGACCACCTACCAAGACCAATTGGCATCCGGGAAGAAACTCAACAAGCCGTCCGACGACCCGATCGCCGTCGGGTACGCGATGCGGTACGATCAGCAAATCTCTCGTAATGACCGCTACCAGCGCAACGTCGATGACGGGCAGAGTCAGCTCGAATACGTGGAATCGAACATCGGTGAGATAAATGACATCTTGCAACGCGCCCGTGAACTTTCGGTGCAAGGGGCAACCGGAACGATTCCGTCCGACGCACGCACGGCGATTGCCAATGAAGTTCACCAGTTGTACGAGCAAGTTGTGCAGATTGGGAACTCGAAGTTCAACGATCGCTACATTTACAACGGGCAGACGACCGACCTGCAACCGTTTGACGTCGCCAATGCGCCGTACCAGCAGACGGATAGCGGTAAGATTTCCTACATGATGAGCGAGGGCGCAAACATGGAGGTCAACGTGTTGTCGGATGATCTGTTCGGACCGCCGACCACGGCTGGTAATGAAGCCAACTCCGACAACGTCTTCGCCGTGCTTAAATCTCTGGAAACCGCGCTTCGCGCCGACGACGCGCCGGGTATCGAGAAAGCGCTTGGCAAGGTTCAAGACCGTTCGAACAAAATTCAATCGGTCTGGTCGGACGTCGGAGCGCGTATGAACCGCATCGATTTGATTACCAACCGCTTGAAGGACTATGACACGAACGTTCAAGGATTGCTATCCAAGACGGTTGACGTCGATGTCGCCGAAGCGATCATGAACATGAAAATGGCAGAGAACGTCCAGCAGGCTTCGCTCTCCACCGGAGGCAAGATCATCGTGCCGACGTTGGTGGACTTCCTGAAATAG
- a CDS encoding DUF6470 family protein — MMLSTSLRLELSHGNARIGVQSTPGKWDMQQPHADMEITQKPAVLTIDQGPGQLDLDLYTARRALGFKKTGDMLADVAGQTKQIVLEAIGRIVEDGNQMAAIQNHRNVVADLALEHQDLGPMPIQDVDPGSYNPVGIHYQPHETQLHWEVRGTEIHATPHAAITNYTPGKVDVYLDQKNWLQIDVKGQYMNREF, encoded by the coding sequence ATGATGTTAAGCACATCGTTGCGGCTTGAGCTGTCGCACGGAAACGCGCGGATTGGCGTCCAATCGACTCCGGGCAAGTGGGACATGCAACAACCGCATGCCGACATGGAGATCACGCAGAAGCCTGCAGTGCTGACCATCGACCAAGGTCCGGGTCAACTGGACCTTGACCTCTACACCGCACGGCGGGCCCTCGGATTTAAGAAGACGGGCGACATGCTCGCCGATGTCGCCGGCCAGACCAAGCAGATCGTGCTGGAGGCAATTGGACGAATCGTGGAAGACGGAAACCAGATGGCGGCGATCCAGAACCATCGCAATGTCGTCGCAGACCTTGCTCTGGAGCACCAAGACCTCGGCCCGATGCCGATTCAAGATGTTGATCCCGGAAGCTATAATCCGGTGGGAATTCACTATCAACCGCATGAGACCCAGTTGCACTGGGAAGTTCGCGGCACTGAAATTCACGCCACGCCGCACGCGGCGATCACCAACTACACGCCGGGCAAGGTGGACGTCTATCTCGACCAGAAGAACTGGTTACAGATTGACGTCAAGGGGCAATACATGAATAGAGAGTTCTGA
- the fliW gene encoding flagellar assembly protein FliW: MEIASVVLGKLEVEGDAVLTFADGLYGFEVIREYVLVQTDATLPFAYMQAKDEPGICLLVADPFVFNPSYEFDLSAQDTQALGNPAPSDLQIWVTVTTEEEMEQSTMNLLAPLVLNTTTKVGRQVVLHESGYQSRTPMFPKKEAE; the protein is encoded by the coding sequence ATGGAGATTGCATCTGTTGTGCTGGGGAAATTGGAAGTTGAGGGTGACGCGGTCCTGACGTTTGCAGACGGTTTGTACGGATTTGAGGTGATCCGCGAATACGTCTTGGTGCAAACAGACGCGACCTTGCCATTTGCGTACATGCAAGCCAAGGACGAGCCCGGCATCTGTTTATTAGTCGCAGATCCCTTTGTCTTCAACCCTTCCTATGAATTCGATTTGAGTGCACAAGACACCCAAGCGTTGGGCAATCCGGCGCCGTCAGATTTGCAAATTTGGGTCACTGTGACCACCGAAGAGGAAATGGAACAATCCACGATGAATTTGCTTGCGCCGCTCGTGCTGAACACGACCACAAAAGTGGGCCGGCAGGTGGTGCTGCATGAGTCGGGCTACCAATCGCGCACTCCGATGTTCCCGAAAAAGGAGGCGGAGTAA
- the csrA gene encoding carbon storage regulator CsrA — protein MLVLKRKVGESIMIGEDVELIVLEKEGDTVKIGIHAPRTIRVFRKELYEEIRQANQRAFASTLPPMADLQKMWQKKSKIDEN, from the coding sequence GTGCTGGTCTTAAAACGCAAAGTAGGCGAATCAATTATGATTGGCGAAGACGTTGAATTGATCGTGCTGGAGAAGGAAGGAGATACCGTCAAGATCGGGATTCACGCGCCGCGAACCATTCGCGTGTTTCGCAAGGAACTCTATGAAGAGATCCGCCAAGCCAATCAACGTGCGTTTGCCTCCACATTGCCTCCGATGGCCGATCTGCAAAAAATGTGGCAGAAAAAATCGAAAATAGACGAAAACTAG
- the hag gene encoding flagellin Hag: protein MRINHNLTALNTYNRLTSNTENASKSMEKLSSGLRINRAGDDAAGLAISEKMRGQIRGLDQASRNSQDGISLIQTAEGALNETHDILQRMRELAVQSANGTYTTTDRAKIAGEVNQLQKEITRIATQTEFNTKKLLATGLTLDFHVGANSGQTITLSINQMAASSLKVDSGSITVSIRANAEAAVANINSAINTVSKERANLGAYQNRLEHTINNLSTSSENLTAAESRVRDVDMAKEMMKFTKDNILSQAAQAMLAQANQQPQGVLQLLR from the coding sequence ATGCGTATTAACCACAACCTTACCGCTCTGAACACCTACAACCGTCTGACCTCTAACACCGAAAACGCTTCGAAATCCATGGAGAAACTGTCTTCCGGTCTCCGCATCAACCGCGCTGGCGACGATGCAGCAGGTCTGGCAATCTCCGAAAAAATGCGTGGCCAGATCCGTGGTCTTGACCAAGCATCCCGCAACTCCCAAGACGGTATCTCCCTCATCCAAACCGCTGAGGGCGCACTGAACGAAACCCACGACATCCTGCAACGTATGCGTGAGTTGGCTGTTCAATCCGCGAACGGTACCTACACCACCACCGACCGTGCGAAGATCGCAGGCGAAGTTAACCAACTTCAAAAAGAAATCACCCGTATCGCGACCCAAACCGAGTTCAACACCAAGAAACTCCTCGCGACCGGTCTGACCCTTGACTTCCACGTTGGTGCGAACTCCGGCCAAACCATCACCCTCTCCATCAACCAAATGGCTGCTTCTTCCCTGAAAGTTGACTCCGGTAGCATCACCGTTTCGATCCGTGCGAATGCTGAAGCAGCAGTTGCAAACATCAACTCCGCGATCAACACCGTCTCCAAAGAACGCGCGAACCTTGGTGCTTACCAAAACCGTCTCGAGCACACCATCAACAACCTCAGCACCTCTTCCGAGAACCTCACCGCTGCGGAATCCCGCGTACGTGACGTTGACATGGCGAAAGAAATGATGAAGTTCACCAAGGACAACATCCTGTCCCAAGCGGCTCAAGCAATGCTCGCACAAGCGAACCAACAACCGCAAGGCGTACTTCAACTTCTCCGCTAA
- a CDS encoding motility associated factor glycosyltransferase family protein encodes MNTTFQSNQLCLNEYNQHIFAMIEEQQLEPVETLHVGEDMIFKLVDEQGREFYSASVYDPVHEADVYLEGVNFDNTGYIIFGLSSTALIRTVLERKTDNSWVFIIEPDLRLIKAFLSEFDFSRYQSADLQRIVFFGGEEAQLKEYLSAFCNSLVGYYFMQTEVLRTFPAIRRNKDLFDRAYEVVAGFIKLNVTNIGNSLDDTLMGITNELKNLKYIMNQEKRFKHLENAYKDKPIICVASGPSLDKQIPLLREAKGKAVIICAESTLRVLLNNGIEPDFVSILERGTPSYEISLAGLEIPQETALVGLSLIDHRIYEKWHRYQFTSFKSNIAHSRFLNELFHGDFGEMYSGNSSAHMNFSLAKYLGGNPIVFIGQDLAYSETGQTHSKDSVYVNGTKGLDQQQIESIQKPLKTEKEDENNAVYLDGYYGGKVKSRDLWAIFKQWMDNLVHLLGEGIQVINSTEGGARIEGCEQIPFKDVVETYCQNPIPSISTVYDQLPIPDHEPKVYLQLLCNRVDEIKRIYKEIREMTDVNRKNLKELYDDIENGKLDLVEARAARVLRNTEKLIHHFLAEPYAAFFYRPLIANLHVKSNPISRISSMERLQTILRYQDFFMHRVIFFAHQLEETYEQGFQQVAKDFGYSVDDFEREVLEDGEHETTGE; translated from the coding sequence ATGAACACAACTTTCCAATCCAACCAACTCTGCTTGAACGAATACAACCAACATATTTTTGCAATGATCGAAGAACAGCAACTGGAACCGGTCGAGACGCTGCACGTTGGCGAAGACATGATCTTCAAATTGGTCGATGAACAAGGGCGAGAGTTTTATTCAGCCAGCGTTTACGACCCCGTTCATGAAGCTGATGTTTATTTGGAAGGTGTGAATTTCGACAACACGGGCTATATCATATTTGGACTCTCTTCAACTGCACTGATCCGTACCGTTTTGGAACGAAAAACAGACAACTCGTGGGTATTTATCATCGAGCCGGATCTCCGACTCATCAAAGCGTTTCTTTCGGAATTTGATTTTAGCCGCTACCAGTCGGCAGACTTACAACGCATCGTTTTCTTTGGTGGAGAAGAAGCACAACTGAAAGAATATCTCTCCGCATTTTGTAACTCGTTGGTTGGCTATTACTTCATGCAAACGGAAGTATTGCGGACCTTCCCGGCCATCCGCCGGAACAAAGACTTGTTCGACCGTGCATACGAAGTTGTGGCGGGTTTCATAAAGTTGAATGTCACCAATATCGGAAATTCGTTGGACGATACCTTGATGGGGATCACGAACGAATTGAAGAATTTGAAATATATAATGAACCAAGAGAAACGCTTCAAACACCTCGAAAATGCTTACAAGGACAAGCCGATCATCTGTGTCGCTTCAGGACCGTCTCTGGACAAGCAAATTCCTTTGTTGCGAGAGGCCAAGGGGAAAGCCGTTATCATTTGCGCAGAATCCACCTTGCGGGTTCTCTTGAACAACGGAATCGAGCCGGACTTCGTCAGCATCCTCGAGCGGGGAACCCCCTCGTATGAGATCAGTCTCGCGGGGCTGGAAATTCCGCAAGAGACAGCGTTGGTAGGGCTTTCGCTGATCGATCATCGGATCTATGAGAAATGGCACCGCTACCAATTCACGAGTTTTAAATCAAACATTGCACACAGTCGTTTTTTGAACGAACTGTTTCACGGAGATTTTGGTGAGATGTATTCCGGCAATTCCAGCGCCCACATGAATTTCTCCTTGGCAAAATACTTGGGCGGAAACCCGATCGTGTTCATCGGCCAAGACTTGGCTTACTCAGAAACCGGGCAAACGCACAGCAAGGACAGTGTCTATGTGAACGGAACGAAGGGGCTGGATCAACAACAGATCGAGAGCATCCAAAAACCTCTGAAAACCGAGAAAGAAGATGAGAACAATGCGGTGTATCTGGACGGGTACTACGGCGGCAAAGTGAAGTCGCGCGACCTCTGGGCGATTTTTAAACAATGGATGGACAATTTGGTTCACCTACTTGGTGAAGGAATCCAAGTGATCAATTCGACAGAAGGCGGGGCACGGATTGAAGGATGTGAGCAAATTCCTTTCAAAGACGTTGTGGAAACCTACTGCCAGAATCCGATTCCCTCTATTTCCACCGTGTACGATCAACTTCCGATACCCGATCATGAACCGAAAGTCTACTTGCAGTTGCTTTGCAACCGCGTAGACGAAATCAAGCGAATCTACAAAGAAATTCGTGAGATGACAGACGTCAACCGCAAGAACTTGAAAGAGTTGTACGATGACATCGAGAACGGCAAATTGGATCTGGTCGAGGCAAGAGCGGCACGCGTGCTTCGTAACACGGAGAAACTGATTCACCACTTCTTGGCAGAACCGTACGCAGCATTTTTCTACCGTCCGTTGATCGCCAACTTGCACGTGAAGTCAAACCCGATCTCTCGCATCAGCTCTATGGAGCGGTTGCAAACGATTCTTCGGTACCAAGATTTCTTCATGCATCGCGTAATCTTCTTTGCTCATCAATTGGAGGAGACGTATGAGCAGGGCTTCCAACAGGTGGCAAAGGATTTCGGATATTCAGTGGATGATTTTGAGAGAGAGGTACTGGAAGATGGAGAACACGAAACAACTGGTGAGTGA
- a CDS encoding motility associated factor glycosyltransferase family protein, whose product MVRVAFTESKTGLLTGRCEAEGREFWLHSPYDPVREAERTMQAQLAVAQEPFDSWIVYGFGCGHHLRALLKEPMLEGKLIEVWETNLEFFHSVSQRPEVADLLENPRIRVQATADISELARYSESWEEQRPFLLVHEPSLRLMPPHLQPFQELLVRYKMFLNGLSSFGEQMQENFQKNVSLSKPGIARFVGQFEEIPFLLISAGPSLQRNLHLVEEAKKHCLVGCVGTALKPVVQAGVEPDFFMIIDPKEQVAEQVEGLEEHRLPFFFMSTAHHRVAQQHRGPAFLVYQEGYEPAERAAQEQNEPTVKTGGSVSTALFELVLQFGANPVCLIGQDLAYTDQKSHVTGAHMEREVSDLSGTVHVENFWRTGTVPTVRNLVVYRDYLQRRSSGQGAALYNATEGGAFIEGFHHVTLESFLDEVRHVDAEVARGRLRELVHGRK is encoded by the coding sequence ATGGTACGGGTTGCATTCACTGAGTCGAAAACAGGGCTTTTGACAGGCCGTTGCGAAGCGGAAGGCCGTGAATTTTGGTTGCACAGTCCGTATGATCCTGTACGTGAAGCAGAGCGTACGATGCAGGCACAACTTGCCGTCGCGCAGGAACCTTTTGACAGTTGGATTGTCTACGGCTTCGGTTGTGGTCACCATCTGCGAGCCTTGCTCAAAGAGCCGATGTTGGAAGGGAAATTGATCGAGGTTTGGGAAACCAACCTCGAATTTTTCCATTCGGTGTCTCAGAGACCGGAAGTGGCGGATCTGTTGGAGAATCCCCGGATTCGCGTACAGGCGACGGCGGACATCTCGGAGTTGGCGCGCTATAGCGAATCGTGGGAGGAGCAGAGACCGTTTTTACTCGTCCATGAGCCTTCGCTTCGGCTGATGCCTCCGCATTTGCAGCCGTTCCAAGAGTTGCTGGTTCGGTACAAGATGTTTCTCAATGGGTTGTCTTCGTTCGGAGAGCAGATGCAGGAAAACTTCCAGAAAAACGTCTCCCTCTCCAAGCCTGGTATCGCACGGTTTGTAGGTCAGTTTGAAGAGATTCCGTTTTTGCTGATTTCAGCGGGCCCTTCCTTGCAAAGGAATCTCCATCTGGTAGAAGAAGCCAAGAAACACTGTTTGGTCGGTTGTGTAGGTACGGCCTTGAAACCGGTCGTACAAGCGGGGGTTGAGCCTGATTTCTTCATGATCATCGATCCAAAAGAACAGGTTGCGGAACAAGTGGAAGGTCTTGAGGAACACCGATTGCCTTTCTTTTTCATGAGTACGGCGCATCATCGTGTGGCACAGCAACATCGCGGGCCGGCGTTTCTCGTCTACCAAGAAGGGTACGAACCAGCTGAGCGGGCAGCGCAGGAGCAGAACGAACCTACCGTGAAAACGGGAGGCTCTGTTTCGACGGCGCTGTTCGAACTGGTTTTGCAGTTTGGTGCGAACCCGGTTTGTTTAATCGGGCAAGACTTGGCCTATACGGATCAGAAAAGTCATGTGACAGGAGCTCACATGGAGCGCGAAGTTTCCGATCTGAGCGGGACGGTACACGTTGAGAATTTCTGGCGCACGGGTACCGTCCCGACGGTGCGCAACTTGGTGGTCTATCGCGATTATCTCCAACGTCGTTCCAGCGGACAGGGCGCTGCTCTGTACAACGCGACCGAGGGTGGCGCTTTTATCGAAGGGTTTCATCATGTGACATTGGAGTCGTTTCTAGATGAGGTTCGACACGTGGATGCAGAGGTAGCGCGGGGTCGGTTACGAGAGCTCGTACACGGGAGGAAGTAG
- a CDS encoding polysaccharide biosynthesis protein has protein sequence MDYQGKKILIIGGTGTIGYMLTDYLLRENPQVIRIFSRDEYKQFTMQRDFSEYASQMRFLIGDVRDGQRLARAMEDIDYVFHLAAMKHVPFCEYNPFEAVQTNVIGTQNVIQAAIQNGVRKVLFTSTDKAISPTNTYGATKLTAERLISAAEYQKGPKQTVFASVRFGNVMGSRGSVIPLFEKQIVERRQITVTDMSMTRYMMTPNQAITLMLKATLLSQGGEVFVLKMPTVRLSDLAEVVIEEGTRKHGITDEVEILETGMRPGEKMYEELMTDDELRQSFETPEMFIIPSPFRERHDEYPEAVKTLPREVSSHTDQPIDKETLRNWILQERLL, from the coding sequence ATGGATTACCAAGGAAAAAAAATCCTGATCATCGGCGGTACGGGAACGATCGGGTATATGTTGACAGACTATCTGCTTCGTGAGAACCCGCAGGTCATTCGAATTTTCAGCCGAGATGAGTACAAGCAGTTTACGATGCAGAGGGATTTTTCCGAATACGCCTCGCAGATGCGGTTTTTGATCGGGGATGTTCGGGACGGGCAACGGTTGGCTCGGGCGATGGAAGATATCGACTATGTTTTCCACTTGGCTGCCATGAAGCATGTTCCTTTTTGTGAGTACAATCCGTTTGAAGCTGTGCAGACGAATGTCATCGGGACGCAGAACGTCATCCAAGCTGCGATCCAGAACGGGGTTCGGAAAGTCCTGTTCACGTCAACGGACAAAGCCATCTCCCCGACCAACACGTACGGGGCGACCAAGTTAACGGCGGAGCGGTTGATCTCGGCTGCCGAGTACCAAAAGGGACCGAAACAGACGGTGTTTGCCTCGGTTCGTTTTGGCAACGTGATGGGCTCGCGCGGTTCGGTCATCCCCTTGTTTGAAAAGCAAATCGTGGAACGCCGTCAGATCACAGTGACCGACATGTCGATGACGCGCTATATGATGACGCCGAACCAAGCGATTACGTTGATGTTGAAAGCGACCTTGCTGTCCCAAGGCGGCGAAGTGTTTGTTCTCAAGATGCCGACGGTGCGGCTGTCCGACCTCGCCGAAGTCGTGATCGAAGAAGGAACCCGTAAGCACGGAATCACCGATGAGGTCGAGATTCTAGAGACCGGCATGCGTCCGGGGGAAAAAATGTACGAAGAGTTGATGACCGATGACGAACTTCGCCAATCGTTTGAAACTCCGGAGATGTTCATCATCCCGTCGCCGTTCCGAGAGCGTCATGACGAATATCCGGAAGCGGTCAAAACACTTCCCCGTGAAGTGTCGTCTCATACGGATCAACCGATCGACAAAGAAACCCTGCGCAATTGGATCTTGCAAGAGCGACTGCTGTAG